Proteins co-encoded in one Gossypium arboreum isolate Shixiya-1 chromosome 11, ASM2569848v2, whole genome shotgun sequence genomic window:
- the LOC108470388 gene encoding fasciclin-like arabinogalactan protein 2 encodes MVSLANVYSIHPPPYLKQPSLFSFTSLHLCSTMSPPKAATLFLLFFLLLLSSTTTSNAHNITRLLAKYPQFSTFNHYLTTTHLASQINRRQTITVLALDNTAMSSLLAKHYSLYTLKNILSLHVLVDYFGSKKLHRISKGSTLTSTMFQATGAAPGTSGYVNITNLKGGKVGFGAEDNEGKLDATFVKSIKEIPYNISIVQISHALNSAEAEAPTAAPSQLNLTEIMSKQGCKAFADLLTASGADDKFNENMDAGLTVFCPTDSAVKGFMPKYKNLTASKKVSLLLYHGIPVFMSLQMLKTNNGVMNTLATDGANSYDFSVSNEDEVVSLETTVVTAKVLGILKEEEPLIVFKINKVLMPKELFKPVVAKEANEPEADAPADSEPADAEDNTNGVQGLGGGRLVMLVLSLWIGILLI; translated from the exons ATGGTAAGCCTCGCCAACGTGTACTCCATCCATCCCCCTCCCTACTTAAAACAGCCATCCCTCTTCTCCTTCACCAGTCTCCACCTCTGTTCCACCATGTCGCCACCAAAAGCCGCCACCCTCTTCCTCCTcttcttcctcctcctcctctcttcCACCACCACCTCAAATGCACACAACATCACACGCCTCCTCGCCAAATATCCCCAATTCTCCACCTTCAACCATTACCTTACCACCACTCACCTGGCCTCCCAGATCAACCGACGCCAAACCATAACCGTCCTAGCCCTCGACAACACCGCCATGTCGTCTCTCCTGGCCAAGCATTACTCCCTCTACACCCTCAAGAACATCCTCTCCCTCCACGTTCTCGTTGACTACTTCGGTTCCAAGAAGCTTCACCGCATTTCCAAAGGATCAACTTTGACTTCCACCATGTTCCAGGCCACCGGCGCCGCCCCTGGAACTTCGGGGTACGTCAACATTACTAACCTTAAAGGCGGAAAAGTTGGGTTCGGGGCTGAAGACAACGAGGGAAAACTCGATGCTACTTTCGTTAAATCCATAAAAGAGATTCCTTACAATATCTCCATTGTGCAAATCAGTCat GCTTTGAATTCAGCTGAAGCTGAAGCACCAACGGCGGCACCAAGCCAGCTTAACCTAACGGAAATCATGTCGAAGCAAGGATGTAAAGCTTTTGCGGATTTGCTGACAGCTTCGGGAGCCGATGACAAATTTAACGAAAACATGGACGCGGGTTTAACTGTGTTTTGCCCGACCGACAGTGCCGTCAAAGGTTTCATGCCCAAATACAAGAATCTGACGGCGTCGAAGAAAGTGTCGCTGCTGTTGTACCATGGGATTCCGGTGTTCATGTCGTTGCAAATGCTGAAGACCAACAATGGAGTTATGAACACGTTGGCAACGGATGGAGCGAACAGCTACGATTTCTCGGTGAGCAACGAAGACGAGGTGGTGTCCTTGGAGACGACTGTCGTGACCGCCAAGGTTTTGGGGATTTTGAAAGAGGAAGAGCCGTTGATTGTGTTCAAAATCAATAAGGTGTTGATGCCAAAGGAGCTGTTCAAGCCGGTGGTAGCGAAGGAGGCAAATGAGCCGGAGGCAGATGCACCGGCGGACAGCGAGCCGGCTGATGCGGAAGATAACACTAATGGGGTTCAAGGATTGGGCGGTGGGAGATTGGTAATGTTGGTGTTGAGCTTGTGGATTGGGATATTGTTGATATGA